One Amaranthus tricolor cultivar Red isolate AtriRed21 chromosome 1, ASM2621246v1, whole genome shotgun sequence DNA window includes the following coding sequences:
- the LOC130820695 gene encoding uncharacterized protein LOC130820695, translating to MDNECNYRKKVKEESFYGGSRSRSRNSRSSSSGRWQQPVLSLEKKFCATVGGVSWQQVLDTQKYMYKDDKVLQWKDSAVQEAFWNAKKRFLAKMRGQPCDIKLPDPDIFIDEIDWDSIVDPELLLDLDKRDVEVPCETEKDSGVVFGIPVVPEQYALTPMGWGDAESVRDDKQLNVSERVDTSIYEQVHWGENNGVNGWDDDYVYVTHDMVNQPEENNTRNGGSTWNSDYKKKRWGDYGGYNKKLNNSNGGRNTSRYRISRYYHCNGNNARYGCNNRGNFSNDERPMIQWKPVSKQTVDGL from the exons ATGGATAATGAATGCAATTATAGAAAAAAAGTGAAGGAGGAGAGTTTCTATGGCGGTTCAAGGTCAAGATCACGTAACAGCAGAAGTTCTTCGTCTG GTAGGTGGCAGCAACCTGTGCTTTCATTGGAGAAGAAATTCTGTGCAACTGTTGGTGGAGTTTCATGGCAACAAGTATTAGACACACAGAAATACATGTACAAGGATGACAAGGTGCTGCAGTGGAAGGACTCTGCTGTGCAGGAGGCTTTCTGGAATGCCAAGAAGCGATTTTTGGCAAAGATGCGAGGCCAACCTTGCGACATTAAACTTCCTGATCCCGACATCTTCATTGATGAAATTGATTGGGATTCTATTGTTGATCCTGAGCTACTATTGGACTTGGATAAGAGAGATGTCGAGGTCCCTTGTGAGACAGAGAAGGACAGTGGTGTAGTTTTCGGTATTCCTGTGGTTCCCGAGCAATATGCTCTTACTCCCATGGGATGGGGGGATGCGGAGAGTGTAAGGGACGACAAACAATTGAATGTTTCCGAGAGGGTTGATACCAGTATATATGAGCAAGTTCATTGGGGTGAAAACAATGGTGTAAATGGTTGGGATGATGATTATGTTTATGTCACCCATGACATGGTCAACCAGCCTGAAGAAAATAATACGCGTAATGGTGGATCAACATGGAACAGCGACTACAAGAAGAAGCGGTGGGGGGATTATGGTGGCTACAATAAGAAATTGAATAACAGTAATGGAGGTCGGAACACTTCAAGATACAGGATATCCCGCTATTATCATTGTAATGGTAATAATGCTCGGTATGGATGCAACAACAGAGGTAACTTTTCTAATGACGAACGTCCTATGATCCAATGGAAACCGGTTTCAAAGCAAACTGTTGATGGGTTATAA
- the LOC130810955 gene encoding glycosyltransferase-like KOBITO 1 has product MKSFDFSHIGGWNFNYNESFVRPKISITGTTSAGVEDILAWIFYHKVVGVTNFFLFVEGKAASPTVSKLLDSIPGVKTIPRTRELEVQQANSRIWNETWLSNEFHKPCNHALFVKQNLNMEMAIVMAKEAGMEWIIHLDTDELLHPGGTQDYSVLELLAKVPSEVDAVVFLNYEGAVERDDVKNPFDEVSMFKRNIVHLPINNSDLKFYLYKEATKPGNPSYFLTYSNGKSAARIQDHLRPNGAHRWSNYDKDLIELEISEAVVLHYTYTRFSDLTSRRDRCNCKPTQEDVKRCFYLKFDSSAFIIASTTPRPEMLRWYQEHVVWGDEELKRRLLKYGILTRVYTPMVIIKQLKASQVYASMITSVKDNSSSHESQGSLNGPSLGMGISSPQN; this is encoded by the exons ATGAAGTCTTTTGACTTCTCTCATATTGGCGGTTGGAACTTCAATTATAATGAATCTTTTGTTAGACCCAAG ATATCTATTACTGGAACTACTTCAGCAGGGGTAGAAGATATTCTAGCATGGATCTTTTATCACAAGGTTGTTGGCGTAACAAACTTCTTTCTATTTGTGGAAGGCAAGGCTGCAAGTCCTACTGTTTCTAAACTCCTTGATTCTATTCCT GGGGTAAAAACAATACCAAGAACAAGAGAACTAGAGGTGCAACAAGCTAACAG TCGaatatggaatgaaacttggcttTCTAACGAGTTCCACAAGCCATGTAATCATGCATTATTTGTGAAGCAAAACCTTAACATGGAAATGGCTATAGTCATGGCAAAG GAAGCTGGTATGGAATGGATTATCCATCTTGACACTGATGAGCTCCTACATCCTGGAGGGACTCAAGATTACTCGGTGCTAGAGTTATTGGCCAAAGTTCCAAGTGAAGTTGACGCAgttgtttttcttaattat GAAGGTGCCGTTGAGAGAGATGATGTTAAAAATCCTTTTGATGAG GTGTCCATGTTCAAAAGGAATATAGTGCATCTTCCAATCAACAACTCCGACTTAAAATTCTATCTCTACAAGGAAGCAACCAAGCCAGGTAATCCAAGCTATTTCTTAACGTACTCAAATGGAAAATCAGCTGCAAGAATTCAAGATCATCTTCGCCCTAATGGAGCCCACAGATGGAGTAACTACGACAAAGATCTCAT AGAGTTAGAAATCAGTGAGGCTGTGGTTTTGCATTACACATACACAAGGTTTTCCGATTTGACTTCAAGACGAGATAGATGTAATTGTAAGCCTACTCAAGAAGATGTTAAGAGATGTTTTTATTTGAAGTTTGATAGTTCC GCATTCATTATTGCTTCAACAACACCACGACCAGAAATGCTTCGATG gtATCAAGAACATGTGGTGTGGggtgatgaagaattgaaacgCAGACTATTGAAGTATGGTATTTTGACAAGGGTTTATACTCCAATG GTTATTATTAAACAATTAAAAGCATCCCAAGTTTATGCTTCCATGATCACTTCAGTAAAGGACAATTCAAGCAGTCATGAATCTCAAGGTAGCTTAAATGGGCCTTCTCTAGGCATGGGCATTTCATCTccacaaaattaa
- the LOC130810964 gene encoding glycosyltransferase-like KOBITO 1 → MGNHTNSPRVPKSESPILPTSSSSSSSSSSDDHSPKNLILRPSWFLIWLILSLLLLTFFLQWRGGYIDPISRLSHSAPDDSPGSGCAIDFTKIWKFYNESNVSPKICITSTTSASLDDVLPWIFYHKVVGVTNFFLFVEGKAANPNVSLVLQSIPGVKVIPRTGELEEQQAKSRIMNETWLASAFHKPCNGVLFVKQTLNMEMAIAMAREAGMEWILHLDTDELLHPAGSQDYSIRQIFAKVPTDVDTLIFHNYESAVERDDIKVPFDEVSLFKKNFGHLPNDSNFELYRLATRGNPNYFLTYGNGKSAARIQDNLRPNGAHRWYNYVKEPKEIESNEAAVLHYTYARFSDLTSRRDRCNKCQPTKEDVKRCFWLEFDQSAYIIASTETPERMLQWYRDHVVWTNEEMNLRLLKYGVMTRIYSPMVILQKLRESGLFASVIASARAPSA, encoded by the exons ATGGGAAATCATACTAATTCTCCAAGAGTTCCTAAAAGTGAATCACCTATACTTCCTACAtcatcatcctcctcttcttcatcatcttcagaTGATCATTcccctaaaaacttaattttaagaCCTTCATGGTTTCTCATTTGGCTTATCCTTTCTCTTTTATTGTTGACCTTCTTCCTTCAATGGCGAGGCGGCTACATCGATCCGATCAGCCGGTTATCTCATTCAGCTCCGGATGATTCGCCGGGGTCCGGGTGCGCCATTGATTTCACCAAAATTTGGAAGTTTTATAATGAATCTAACGTTTCACCGAAG ATATGTATAACATCAACCACTTCAGCAAGTCTAGATGATGTTCTTCCATGGATATTCTATCATAAGGTTGTTGGTGTTACCAACTTTTTCCTCTTTGTGGAAGGGAAGGCTGCAAACCCTAATGTATCCCTAGTCCTTCAGTCTATTCCT GGAGTAAAGGTTATTCCTAGAACTGGAGAATTAGAGGAACAACAAGCTAAGAG tCGAATAATGAATGAAACTTGGCTTGCAAGTGCCTTTCACAAGCCATGCAATGGTGTATTGTTTGTGAAGCAAACATTAAACATGGAAATGGCTATAGCCATGGCAAGG GAAGCTGGTATGGAGTGGATTCTCCATCTTGATACTGATGAGCTCCTACATCCTGCCGGCAGTCAAGACTATTCTATCAGGCAGATTTTTGCAAAAGTTCCTACTGATGTTGATACCCTAATTTTCCATAATTAT GAAAGTGCAGTTGAGAGGGATGATATCAAAGTACCCTTCGATGAG GTTTCATTGTTCAAAAAGAATTTCGGGCATCTTCCAAATGATTCAAACTTTGAACTCTATAGATTAGCAACTCGAGGCAACCCAAATTATTTTTTGACTTATGGAAATGGAAAATCAGCTGCCAGAATCCAAGATAACCTTCGTCCTAATGGTGCTCATCGATGGTATAACTACGTCAAAGAACCCAA AGAAATAGAATCGAATGAAGCAGCAGTTTTGCATTACACATATGCAAGATTCTCAGATTTGACTTCAAGGAGGGATAGATGTAATAAATGCCAACCTACTAAAGAGGATGTCAAAAGATGCTTCTGGCTGGAATTTGATCAATCt GCATATATTATTGCTTCTACGGAAACACCGGAAAGAATGTTGCAATG GTATCGGGATCATGTGGTTTGGACTAATGAAGAAATGAACCTAAGACTATTGAAGTATGGTGTTATGACTCGCATTTATTCTCCCATG GTAATACTTCAAAAGTTAAGGGAATCTGGACTTTTTGCTTCTGTAATTGCATCAGCACGAGCTCCTTCAGCTTGA